The genome window AGGAATATGTGGTGCAATACAAACAAGCAGGAAGTCCTCCAGGGCAAGAATTTGACTGGGTCAAAGTgaacaaaagcaacacaacagCATCTTTTAAAGGTCTgcttgattttaatattttgataGCATTGCCAGTGTTACAGTCATTTGGAAAGATAACTTATTAAGACTGCTGCTTCAAAATTTCAAATGTCTAATGGAGCTGCCCAAGAAAGTGTTAAACAACATTCATTTAAAGAAATCGTCACTTGATGATTATtagtgatgacatttttaacTTGAATACATAGTTTTTAAAGATTACAAGGACTTGTACTTCTGTGGTTGGACTTCTACTggctgttttaaaaaaaatggctgttttACTCTGATGTGTGTCTCCACCTACAGGTCAATTCAAAAAGTACACACCCTTCCAAGTGTCACTGTTCACAGTATCGCACAGCAGTAAAGTCCTTCACCTTTCATCAGTTACAGGATATTCTCTTCAGGGAAGTAAGTATTTGTGCATTGTTCTTGGGCCGTCCTttcaaaaagtgttttatttcttttggcTAATTTTAACCTCATCTCCTCTTATTAAATGGAAGATGAATTTGGAATCCTCATGTCCCTCATGTCCCAATCTCAATCACTTTTCAGCCCCCTCCAGAGTGCCATCATTTAAGGTGATTTCCATCGCTGCCACTGATGTGACCCTGCTCTGGGAGCCTGTTCCACTGCCCAAGCAGCGTGGGGTGATCCTCTACTACCAGATAGGAGTAGACAAACACCATGGTAAACATCAACAACATATAATACAGTGCAAGTAATTAGTAAAGGAAACATAGGACTCAAATGATTTTTGCACTGTGTCATTACAATGCACCTGATACAGTTCAGTATTTGTTATTAGATCATTTTAGTTACACATGGCATGGCTCTATGGATGCCAGtgttggtcagtccaccactttagTCAATCTCAACAGCTATCACATGGATTGGCACTAAATTTGGCATGGACAGCCACGGCTGGATgtatcctaatgactttggtgatccacCTAACGGTAGTCACATTTGTGACTTTatgtgaaatgtctcaacaactactaAATGGACTTCCGTGAAATTAAGGGCAtacattcatgtccccctcaggatgagtTCCATGGTAGGaacttaacttttcatctagcactgTTAGGTCAAATCTTAAacttgttcatgtttttggtATATGACTAAATACCCGTGAAACTTATATATTCCCATCAGCTTCTGCTGTACTTTGAGTTTAGTGCTAGtaagcaaatgttaacatgctacCATGCTAACCTGAAATGATGGAAATCTAAATGTTGCGCTCGCTAAACATCAGTCAATGttaatgtgagcatgttagtatgccgatgttagcatttagctcaaagctccGGTGTGCattacagtctcacagagctgctagcatggctgtagatttGTCAAATTACATTATGATTATATTTTTTGCATAATCACTATGTATGTGTAAAATAATTCCGaatatataaaagaaagaagttTTTTTTACGAAGTAGTTATTCGTCTGTCTCTGATTACTTGACCTCATTCCATACAATTTGTCTCTTCTAGTGTACAATGTGAGTACGTCTCCACAGCATGAAAATAAGACATTCAGTCATCAGTTGTCGGACCTCAGCCCAGGCCAGGAGTATGAGGTGTGGGTAAGAGCTGTGACTGCAGTCGGGCCTGGAGAAATGGTCACCACAAGGTTCAAAACACAGCACCATGAATATTTTGGTATTCTATCAGATCttaacttttttcttgtttaatgtgatgattttaGGATGAGCTGTATGATGAAGAGTTTGTAAGAAGTGTAGTTTAATATTTCTTTCATCATAATAGGTGAATTGATCAGATTACTGGATAAATTAGTTTATCTCTCTCATGccatttctctccctttttctcttccAGCATACCTCACAATCCTGGTTGTAATTTGTCTGATTGTAATATGTGCTGTTGTTGGTTTTGTCAGGTGAGACAATCATGTTAAACAGCTGGATTTTGACTAATGCTGTGTTTCTGATCTCTATTATCCTATCTCTGTCTGATCTATAGAGTGGtacatcacattttatttttccttttttcgGTCTATTCGTTGACTATCTCACAAGAATTTGGTGCTATCCATTCTCAGTTAATCTTTAGTAACACCAGAAATATTTttacaagcaaaaaaacaaagattattCAGTAGTGGGATGCTAAAACTGGGCAAAGATTAAGGACAAAAATTATATAGAAATAAAATTCACACCAATTTTGTTGTCCCATAAAATGTTGATGTTAACATTGAAGTGAAGAATGAattgttattatatatatatattttgtataatTGATCTTCAAGATTGTGATGGGTGTCTTATGTTCTATTTTTTTGGCTCTTATGTCTCTGCCAGTGCTTGTCGAGAAAGAAGCAAAGCGTGTCCACTGATGCCCCCTTGTTACTCTGATAAAGTGCCAGATCCTCGCAATAGCTGCATTTTCAGAGAGATGAAGCAGCAGGTGAGAGTCTGACCGAATCGAGTCTCATCCCTGAATGGGATTTACACTGATTGTTAATCCTGGTTAATggcattattttgctttttaacaGGTAACTATTTATCCCGTTTACAACTATTTGcttgtctgtatctgtctgtcatCTCCCTGTAGATTAATGACCCCATGGCTTGCATCCGTGTTCCCATCCATGAGCCACATCCCAAGATCTCTCTGTTGGAGGTTGTGGAGGTTGAGCCCTGGGCTTCTAAATCCTCCCTAGAGAAAACCTCAGATGTTGACGGATTAACTAGACCAGTGGTTGGAAATGGGAGCTCACAGATGGACTGCCAATATGATCAAATGGAGGAtgctgtcacagaggagtgTCATAGGACAGACATCATATGTGGAAGAGAGGCGTACAGTAAAATGGTTGACTCAGAtgaggagagggacagagaagaggaggacaggaaagaCTGTTGGAGCTCATCAGAGGAAGAACAGTGCACGTCAGGTTACGAAAAGCACTTCATGCCAACTGCTTCAGAAATACTGGAAGTTTCATGATGTCTCCACGTTGAATCATGGACATTCTCAGATGTGTGTTGGAATTTGCATAAAATGTGCAGGAAAGGTGCTAACCTTCTGGACAGACTTCTGTGGCCTCTCTCTGCAGGACCCTGGAAAGTAGACTCACGTCATTGGAGAGATTTGTCTACTAGACCTAATGAAAATCAGCCAGTCCCTCTCTCTACCCTGGCTGCCACcgtttgcatgtgtttattttggtaTTTGGTTTGGGTGCATGtgattattgtttgttttgccatATGGTGTTCACTTTTCCCATTTCAGGTAGAACTCAGGTATACTAAGGTGCAGTTTTGTCTTGCATTTAGCCTGGTTGTGAGACCAGggaaaaataagaacaaatgcACAGATAAACTGACAATTTACCGGATGTGCAGAGCCCTAGTATAAAGTATGCATAGTTTGGGATTTCACTGAAGGTGATAGCGTGCGCTCATATACATGATTATGTATTAGCATATGAGGAAACAATACAAAAGTCTGTGTCAAATGTTAGAGGCATATAGTTTGTATATATTAAATCCTAGATGAGCTTGTGAATGTGTACAAATGTGAATCAAAAATGTCGCTACAACCTCtaaattgatttaaaaacaacaagctaGTAGCTTGTTAAAACTCTTGCTGTTTTGATCCCACTGAATATAAATGTTAACACAACTTCCCTGTAGGCAAATTGTCCACATCCGTAattttttgtttacattgctGCACCTTAAATGTTTTAGTAGTAAGTAATACATTTGACTTACGCACAGCTGTTGTATGCGATTGAATAAAGAATTTAAATAGGGGTTTGGCTGCAGAGTTTTAACTTATTCAATTGAGTTCACTTAAGTGACAGCACAGCCATGCTTTTTGAATATAGTGTGTATGTATCAGCACAGTTCCCATTCATCAGACAGCCATGATATTAAAGTAATAcacttaataataaaacatgtaaaaccacCGTACACTTGTATTCCTTATTcaacagcaggacacacacatagaacAACACAAGAGTGTGAGATTTTGAAGGTGCATATTGAATTCTTTCGTAGGAACACTTGATTTATAAGAAACACTCTTCAAAATCTGCTGTACATTCTAGTAAAAACAATGACACAATCATTTGAACACCATAGAACCTAATAATTACAAGAAGTGTTGAGGACAGTTGTACCAATTTATTTTGGTGCGTTAGAAGTGTTAATATGAAATGATCAAAACCCCACCAACATACTATGTATTTCTATGATTTAGAGATATATACATTTTATGTGACATTATTTAATCATTACCAttcttattttgttgtattgttgtagTCCTACGTTATTGTTATGTTTACTTTGCACTTAATTATTAACAATTATTCTTAAAAATGTGACGGAAAAAAACAACGGGGTTCCTGTACTCTCGCGTAGTTGGCAAAATGTGTACTAAACGGAAGCCGCCATAGGCCAATTTCAGTCGGCGTGCTCATTTGAACAAGAGGAACCGCTACGAAGCACGGGAGGAGAGCGGCCTAGTACTGATAATCAACTTTCAAGTCAATATTGTACGTATAGTGTTGCGACGCTTGTACTTTGATAAACGTTATAGACATATTACATCGATCAGACGGTCACATCGGGTAAGGTGTTCTGATAAATCGAATATCAAACGCAAGTGTCAGATATATAGCATTAGCCTGGccagtagcattagcattaccGTCAGTGATACACTGTGCTCAGAGGGCTTAGCTGCTAACGCCAGCTTGCAAAACGTGTTCACCAAGTTAGTACCGAATCTTGGCTGCCAGCGTTGTGTTAACCGTGAAGTTACATGTTCAATCAAATATTAGCTTTTTCCTCAAAGGATGGGTTCATTCATCTATCCCTAATCGTTTGGATAGTAGATGGCGGTATTTGACTAACATTACTTTTACGCCGGGCACATTGTGACCACCCAGCCTGGAACTGCCCTGTCGACCAGGCCTATGCAAGAAGGGCAACTTTTGTTAGCGTCAGGtcagctgtaaacacatttcaaatggtACGGAACAAACCTATAATAGTAACTCGGTAAGCAACGTCATTATGGAAATAAACTAACCAGTGCAGTCAAATAGAATGACGATAATAAAGGTAAAGCACACGGACTGCTAGCTTGGAACCGGGAAAGGCGGCCCTGCTACATAGCTAACTTATTCCCTGACAACTTTTCACACACTCTAATCAGCCACGGCTGAATACGACCCCTCGGGCACATAGGGAGTCACGGGCCCGGGTGTTGAAATTTGAACGAGAAATATGGAAATACTAAGCATTTCTGTAATTTAGACCGACGGACCGGGTGgcgtgggggtgggggtgggatTAAGTTGGAGCGGTTAAGCCGGGTCACAGAGATTTTAGCTGGTCGTGTTGTCTAATGTCCTCGTTTTTGTGCCCAAGCCGATTTCTAATCACAATTTTAGGTGTTGCTCTGCTGGGATTCCGAGGCCAACCACTGCTGCATGTCTGTCTCCCCCCTCAAATTACCTCGTACCCAATACCCATCTCCAGTGGGCTAACCCCCCTCGTTAAACCTACACCATGTGCACCTTCAACTTCCTGCACAAACTCTTTGCTTCCTCAGTGGGTTGGTTAGATAAGAAATAAGAGTAAGTGGTATCTGCAGAGATTTGTCAAACGTTtcaaactgcagtgttttgcagTGACTGGttggggaaaaaacacagcaccacATAATATTATTTATGGAAGATACCTCAGACTTTAACTAAAATCTAATTATACAAGATAATATTAGGTGCACTACTTGGTCATGAAGTGTGGTCATACAGATGTTCTGCAGATGAATTGAGCTTGATTTGCATTAGGAATCTTTATAGCAAAGAAGATTTTACTGCATCCAGTTTCATATTTTGCTTAAATTTACATAAATTCTGTCCTTTTCTGACCATTCTCATGCATGTGGACTTTGGAGATGATGCATTGAAAACATCTGATTAACACTGATGGTGTTTGTATTCATACTGTCTGATCCAAAGACCACCTACTTACTTATTTGTTCTTCATCATACTCTATGAAAtctatgggaaaaaaaaagatttcactGGAAAACATGTATAGTACACAATTAATGTGAGgattcatttttgtgtgttttttcaggaTGGAGTGGCAGCCAGATGAGCAGGGACTTCAGCAGgtcctccagctgctcaaaGACTCACAGTCGcccaacacagtcacacagagagcTGTCCAACAAGTATCCTACGGCAGTGTAATTGGAGGGTGTACATAGTAAAGCTagcatattctgttttattaaattgtGCCTCTCTAATGACATGCATCATTTTATGCTATTGCCAAATGAGAAAGAGTTTTAACCTGTACCATCTTCATTTTTCATACTGCCGTGTTATGGAGTTTTGATGTCAAGGATTTTTCTATAGTTGCCCAGAGAGGAGGgtgtgtgcatttattcatGTGCTGGTAGCAAGTTTAGGTATATGACACTTGAATCAGTTGCAAAGCTGGGAaagcaatgattttttttttttcattcatgcatttttattgcaggcttttaaatctcttcacacctttaagtatatttacacacagaATTATCATAAAAACCCCCAAATTAAATGACTGTAGATGTTGTGATTCCATGTTGAAGATAtgtcattctttttcttttttggagcATTGAACAGTTCTCAAACACATGGCATAAAGATGAATGGTTGGGTGCTCATTTTGGAAGCTTTAAGTGACTTGTCCTTAACTGCCATGCTAGAAACTTGAACAACTCAACCAGTTTCCAGACTTCAACAACTATCTCATCTTTGTTCTCACACGACTCAAAACTGAAGGTCAGTAGCCaggtgttttttcccctctctcagCCATATATAGCATATCAAGGTCAGTGATCCACAATAATTACTCCCCATAGACTTAAAAGTGTCTGTTCTGTATATATTTGACTGTCTGGGGAAGGTTGTGATGAGTTCAATGTGTGATtacttcttttctcttcatctcctcagACGAGCCAACTCGCTCACTTAGCGGTCTGATACTGAAGAACAATGTTAAGGCCCACTACCAGAACTTCCCCCCAACTGTTGCTGACTTCATCAAGCAGGAATGTCTCAACAACATTGGCGACCCCTCGCCGCTCATCCGTGCCACCattggtgagtttgtgttttttgtggtgGTGTGAATGCTGTTCTCCGTCACCAATTGTTTTTCCGGGATTGTCCACAAACCCAATAAATACACCTACCGCTTCCCCAACCTTCCTTCTTTAACCCTCTGGAAATGATGCATAAAATCACCTGAGTGCTAGTGAAGGTATTTGTATTCATACTGTCTGATCCAGAGCTTCTGCAAAGGCAGCTGCTCATGTTCCTGTCAACTATAAATCACTGTCTGAAGTCTATAATCTCTGGGTCCTCTAGGCATCCTGATCACTACTATCGCCTCCAAGGGAGAGCTGCAGACATGGCCTGAACTGCTGCCCCAGCTTTGCAACTTACTGAACTCAGAGGACTACAACACCTGCGAGGTCTGCACTTAACCCTGCTCTgccattattattttttttttttacactataAAAGCAGCAGGGCTGTCACTTTTCTTTAAAACCCTACACAACCACACAGGTGTGAATGTGGGCTTTCCTGTGCAGATACAAATACATGAGGTCACCAAACTTCAGGTCCAGAATAAATTTTAAAGGTTTAATTTATCCCACCATGGCACATACAAAAAAAGCTAACAGGGTGGGGGAAATGTCAATCAAGTATAGTTTGTACATTCCTCCTGAAGACCATGTGTTACCATGGGTGTACTGAGCCTTATAAAGAAATGGCATACATCCAGATGCTAATACATATATTTTATCATGTTGACATAAAATTGGTACTCagtgagagtttttttttttgttgttgttgttgttttggatgATTTTTGTTCATAATATTGCTCTGTTTCACGTAGATATGCTGAACTGGCACATGGGAATGCAATATAGGCATGATGAGTTCAAGTTAAAATTTCACTACCATTTGTGTCAAAGCCACtgaaattatgttttaaaataacaaatataatTAAACTTTTTGTAgttgtgtctgtctttgacATGAAAATGTCTACGATGAGTAAGATCTATTGACATAGAGGTTTTGCCTTTGTGATTCAGCTGAAAAGCGAAGTCTTCAGTGTATTCAGTACATTTGCTTCAGTTGTATTTTCTGATGCAGtctcattctctcctctgtgtccctGTATGTTTGCGTTTTGATTTGACAGCCTCTTTGTGTATGTCCGTGTCTCAGGGCTCATTTGGAGCACTGCAGAAAATCTGCGAGGACTCGTCGGAGCTGTTGGACAGCGACGCTCTGAACAGACCCCTCAACATTATGATTCCTAAATTTCTTCAGTTCTTCAAGCACTGCAGCCCCAAGATTAGGTACATTAGCTACTAATTTCTTTCTATCAGCATCTGGGCGTAAAGCATAATAACATCTGCCTGACTGTAAAGGTGTTGGTATTCATACTGTCTGATCCAGATCATCACTTTACCCATATAGACAACTTAATTCTAGAGTTAAATTAGTCACTAATAAGATTCAATTAAAACCCTTTTTGTGACAATATTGTTCTTAGAGATACATTGTAAACAGTTTTTCTTAGAAACTTGGCAGGTGTTGTTCACacttgcatttttctttttttcgtTGGGACAAATTTGGGAAACACTTGACTTGTTAACATGTTCCTGTTGTCCTTACAGATCCCATGCCATAGCCTGTGTGAACCAGTTCATCATTGGCAGAGCCCAGGCTCTAATGGACAACATTGACACCTTCATAgaggtgagctgtgtgttttgaataGCAGACCAGtcaaagttgtttttgtctttaccccttttttaaaatttgccTTTGTccacccatttttttttttttgttcatcccaattcagatttcacacaagtgtgtgtaaatcgtctttcttgttatttctcctctcccctACTAGAGCCTGTTTGCGCTGGCAGCAGATGAGGACTCTGAGGTTCGGAAGAACGTGTGCCGAGCCCTGGTCATGTTACTGGAGGTCCGCATTGACCGCCTCATCCCCCACATGCACAGCATCATCCAGGTAAGAGTTGGGAGTGGCTTGGCCAGCTGAGGACCTCCTGTACGTCCATGTATTTAGATGTGGGAAAACATTCAGTCCATGTTTATATTTCACTCC of Chelmon rostratus isolate fCheRos1 chromosome 17, fCheRos1.pri, whole genome shotgun sequence contains these proteins:
- the il12rb2l gene encoding interleukin 12 receptor, beta 2a, like, with translation MATLRAGWLLSILLVNLPTCFAGPPAPPPAPECYVPCDEKNCRADIHCTWDAGLEPQISTNYSLHWKPAESKDQHMISGTSFSGYIQRVHFVNDELRVWVQAKNQHGSAKSREAVYIHKPPPPKVTQNHQEPFEIDWIFTCDQLPLSMGHCDVRYRAEADQLWQEDEGGFYGSYTLDSPKPCTAYEFQVRCACGTSLRSDWSAIHRIQDTTTPVGELDVWRDCGISPASFDCVLTWKRLPASQACGRILGYEVKLSYNNGTVLVNVSTAEPKGQLVCDEMQCHFTSSLKDASSVSVSAYNAHGATVPSYLAMPVSGKEKNAQVVHLEMNEENLTVFWDLPSRLSDNLKEYVVQYKQAGSPPGQEFDWVKVNKSNTTASFKGQFKKYTPFQVSLFTVSHSSKVLHLSSVTGYSLQGTPSRVPSFKVISIAATDVTLLWEPVPLPKQRGVILYYQIGVDKHHVYNVSTSPQHENKTFSHQLSDLSPGQEYEVWVRAVTAVGPGEMVTTRFKTQHHEYFAYLTILVVICLIVICAVVGFVSACRERSKACPLMPPCYSDKVPDPRNSCIFREMKQQINDPMACIRVPIHEPHPKISLLEVVEVEPWASKSSLEKTSDVDGLTRPVVGNGSSQMDCQYDQMEDAVTEECHRTDIICGREAYSKMVDSDEERDREEEDRKDCWSSSEEEQCTSGYEKHFMPTASEILEVS